One region of Bacteroidales bacterium genomic DNA includes:
- a CDS encoding diaminopimelate decarboxylase, with protein MEKKIFERPVIKKVQVGMPNKFGMRSEYYPIKEIDGVAVKELIEKYGSPLYVISEKTIRETYHEAYKAFSTRYPKVQFAWSYKTNYLDAVCKIFHQEGSWAEVVSGFEYEKAIQNNVPGNQIIFNGPYKTKEDLLKAVNNGSLIHIDHFDEFYMLLDIIQTCQKRPQVAIRVNMDTGIYPQWSRFGFNYENGEAWEAIQRIMIQDKMDLVGLHCHIGTYIMVPWAYANATRKLVDLFLAIEKKFKKALSYIDLGGGFASKNTLKGAYLPGTDTCPSFDQYADAITSILINSEIPFEHLPTLILETGRALIDDAGYLLGTIHATKRLPDGKNALITDVGVNLLFTAFWYDYKITPAQDFSHYTEETIVYGPLCMNIDVLREYVQLPPMKKGDHFVISRIGAYNMTQWMQFIMYRPNVVLIDTNKNIHIIREKENAETFKYNERIPEHLKK; from the coding sequence ATGGAAAAGAAAATATTTGAACGCCCTGTTATAAAAAAAGTTCAGGTTGGTATGCCCAATAAATTTGGAATGCGAAGCGAATATTACCCTATAAAAGAGATTGATGGCGTTGCTGTTAAAGAATTAATCGAAAAATATGGTAGTCCGCTTTATGTTATTTCAGAGAAAACTATTCGCGAAACATATCATGAAGCCTATAAAGCATTTTCAACCCGATATCCCAAGGTTCAATTTGCGTGGTCTTATAAAACCAATTATTTAGATGCAGTTTGTAAAATTTTTCATCAAGAAGGCTCATGGGCTGAAGTTGTTTCTGGCTTCGAATACGAAAAAGCAATACAAAATAATGTACCTGGCAATCAAATTATTTTTAATGGTCCTTACAAAACAAAAGAAGATTTGTTGAAAGCAGTAAATAACGGAAGTTTGATTCACATCGACCATTTCGATGAATTTTATATGCTTTTGGATATCATTCAGACATGCCAAAAACGCCCACAAGTGGCTATCCGCGTAAATATGGACACTGGCATTTATCCCCAATGGTCGCGTTTTGGTTTTAACTACGAAAATGGTGAAGCCTGGGAGGCAATTCAACGAATAATGATTCAAGATAAAATGGACTTAGTTGGTTTACATTGCCATATTGGTACTTACATTATGGTACCTTGGGCATATGCCAATGCGACCAGAAAACTTGTTGATTTATTTTTAGCTATCGAAAAAAAGTTTAAAAAAGCGCTTTCATACATTGATTTAGGAGGTGGCTTTGCTTCTAAAAACACACTTAAAGGAGCTTATTTACCTGGAACTGACACTTGTCCAAGCTTTGACCAATATGCCGATGCGATTACAAGCATACTTATTAACAGCGAAATACCCTTCGAACACTTGCCCACTCTCATTCTCGAAACAGGCAGAGCCTTAATTGACGATGCTGGATACCTTTTAGGAACCATACACGCTACCAAACGCCTTCCCGATGGCAAAAATGCTTTAATCACCGATGTTGGTGTTAATTTATTGTTTACAGCTTTTTGGTATGATTATAAAATTACACCCGCACAAGATTTTAGCCATTATACTGAAGAAACCATTGTTTACGGTCCTCTTTGCATGAATATCGATGTATTGCGTGAATACGTTCAGTTGCCACCTATGAAAAAAGGCGATCATTTTGTAATAAGCCGTATCGGTGCTTATAATATGACTCAGTGGATGCAATTTATTATGTATCGCCCCAATGTAGTACTCATCGATACAAATAAAAATATTCATATTATTCGCGAAAAAGAAAATGCAGAAACTTTCAAATACAACGAACGCATACCCGAACATTTAAAAAAATAA
- a CDS encoding ATP-grasp domain-containing protein: protein MNKNKLTIAVSGLNATDNPGPGVPVIRALKESKDFDCKIIGLAYENLEPGIYMHNLADKIYQVPYPSTGSDNLIQRIEYIHEREKIDVIIPNFDAELYAFITSEKRLKEKGISVFLPTLEQFEERHKANLYEYGKKYDVLVPRSKNITSTNDIFTLEKEFSYPFLVKGKFYDAHVAFNAEQAVMYFNKIASKWGVPIIIQEFIRGTEVNVIALGDGKGNTIGAVPMRKLYITDKGKAWSGISIDDEELLKITHHIIEKTKWRGGMELEMIKTNDNKYYLVEINPRIPAWVYLAVGVGQNLPEALVKLAMNIPIEPFKSYDVGKMFIRYSWDMIVPIEQFQSLSSLGEL, encoded by the coding sequence ATGAACAAGAATAAATTAACGATAGCTGTTTCGGGTTTAAATGCGACCGATAATCCAGGCCCAGGTGTACCCGTAATACGTGCATTAAAAGAATCAAAAGATTTTGATTGTAAAATTATTGGGTTGGCATACGAGAATTTAGAGCCCGGTATTTATATGCACAACCTAGCCGATAAAATTTACCAAGTTCCTTATCCTAGTACTGGTAGCGATAATCTTATTCAACGCATCGAATATATACATGAGCGTGAAAAAATAGACGTTATTATACCAAATTTTGATGCGGAATTGTATGCCTTTATAACCTCCGAAAAACGACTTAAAGAAAAAGGAATTTCGGTGTTTTTACCTACCTTAGAACAATTTGAAGAACGACATAAAGCAAACCTATATGAATACGGAAAAAAATACGATGTACTTGTACCTCGTTCCAAGAATATAACTTCTACTAATGATATTTTTACATTAGAAAAAGAATTTTCATATCCATTTTTAGTTAAAGGGAAGTTTTATGATGCCCATGTTGCTTTTAATGCCGAACAAGCGGTTATGTATTTTAACAAAATAGCATCTAAATGGGGTGTGCCTATTATTATTCAGGAATTTATTCGCGGAACCGAAGTCAATGTTATTGCATTGGGCGATGGCAAAGGCAATACCATTGGAGCAGTTCCTATGCGTAAGCTTTATATCACGGATAAAGGGAAAGCATGGAGTGGTATTTCAATAGACGACGAAGAACTTCTAAAAATTACTCACCACATTATAGAAAAAACCAAGTGGCGTGGTGGAATGGAACTCGAAATGATTAAAACCAATGATAATAAATATTATTTAGTAGAAATCAACCCACGTATTCCTGCATGGGTTTACCTTGCAGTAGGTGTAGGTCAAAATTTACCCGAAGCTCTTGTAAAACTTGCTATGAATATACCTATTGAACCTTTTAAAAGCTATGATGTGGGTAAAATGTTTATCCGTTATTCTTGGGATATGATTGTTCCCATTGAACAATTTCAATCATTATCGAGTTTAGGAGAATTATAA
- a CDS encoding PqqD family protein, with translation MRLKRKLAISENGFIFDPTTGESYSTNNEGAEIIQMLNQQKSDEEIKKYFLEHFEVDEANFERSYLDFISMLRYFNLVEDEQE, from the coding sequence ATGAGACTCAAACGAAAATTAGCCATTAGCGAAAATGGTTTTATTTTTGACCCAACTACGGGCGAAAGTTATTCTACCAATAATGAAGGTGCTGAAATTATTCAAATGCTTAATCAGCAAAAAAGCGATGAGGAAATAAAAAAATACTTTCTCGAACATTTTGAAGTTGACGAAGCCAATTTTGAACGTTCTTACCTTGATTTTATCTCAATGTTACGATATTTTAATTTAGTTGAAGATGAACAAGAATAA